One genomic region from Hemiscyllium ocellatum isolate sHemOce1 chromosome 13, sHemOce1.pat.X.cur, whole genome shotgun sequence encodes:
- the serpine2 gene encoding glia-derived nexin, whose protein sequence is MGKVGILIILGVLIESVHCQWKHTQVSEFGSDLGMKIFNHVVNSNPTENTIMSPHGITSVLGMLQLGAGARTRQQLNIALKYNSYGIYKKIKKIHKSLTESRNQDIVTIANGLFAPSDFAMEQSFLRKIQVLYQAAVRNVHYENPVEAASTINLWTRNQTRGMITNLISPSMLSETTRLVVVNALFFKGLWKSRFLPENTRNRDFYAADGSVYQVPMMSQKATFSFGMAITPTNVKYYILELPYHGGTISMFVVVPEEYNIPLSTITPHLDIQSIHAWKRIMREKKLDIALPKFTAEAEIDLERPLSALGITDMFDRTKANFGKICRSGELYVSQVLQKAKIEVNEDGTKASAATAAVMMVKSLRIIPSFVVNRPFIYIIWHNPSGTVLFIGQVSRP, encoded by the exons ATGGGCAAAGTAGGCATCTTGATCATCCTCGGTGTGCTTATAGAATCTGTTCACTGTCAGTGGAAGCACACTCAAGTATCAGAATTTGGGTCAGACCTGGGGATGAAGATTTTCAATCATGTCGTTAATTCCAATCCAACAGAAAATACAATAATGTCTCCCCATGGAATCACTTCTGTTCTTGGGATGCTACAACTAGGTGCTGGTGCAAGAACAAGACAACAATTGAATATTGCTCTGAAATACAACTCTTATG GTATttacaaaaaaatcaaaaagataCATAAGTCTTTAACTGAGAGCAGAAATCAGGACATAGTAACTATTGCCAATGGATTATTTGCACCCAGTGACTTTGCAATGGAACAATCCTTTCTTAGAAAGATTCAAGTTTTGTATCAAGCTGCAGTGAGAAATGTGCATTATGAAAATCCTGTGGAAGCCGCATCCACAATCAACTTGTGGACTAGGAATCAAACTAGAG GTATGATTACAAATCTAATTTCTCCATCAATGCTCAGTGAAACCACCAGGCTAGTGGTGGTCAATGCACTTTTTTTCAAGGGTTTGTGGAAGTCACGGTTTCTCCCAGAAAATACGCGCAACAGGGATTTTTATGCAGCTGATGGAAGTGTATATCAAGTTCCAATGATGTCCCAAAAAGCAACCTTCAGTTTTG GTATGGCCATCACACCAACTAATGTGAAATATTATATCCTTGAACTGCCATACCATGGAGGCACTATCAGTATGTTTGTTGTTGTTCCTGAGGAGTATAATATCCCACTTTCTACAATAACTCCTCACCTTGATATACAATCTATACATGCCTGGAAGCGAATCATGAGAGAAAAGAAACTTGATATTGCTTTACCCAA GTTCACTGCTGAGGCAGAGATAGACTTGGAGAGACCCCTTTCAGCTCTTGGAATCACTGATATGTTTGATAGAACTAAAGCAAATTTTGGGAAGATTTGCA GATCTGGTGAACTGTATGTTTCTCAGGTACTACAAAAGGCTAAGATTGAAGTGAATGAAGATGGAACTAAAGCTTCAGCAGCAACAG CTGCAGTTATGATGGTAAAATCTTTGAGGATTATTCCTTCATTTGTGGTGAACAGACCATTCATCTATATTATATGGCACAATCCTTCAG